In the genome of Pieris napi chromosome 16, ilPieNapi1.2, whole genome shotgun sequence, one region contains:
- the LOC125057206 gene encoding testis-expressed protein 2 isoform X2, with translation MEFSGPGKSPNSALSFRYNANNEELEELYQACESENVLPQGDQPLKSETASPKKTEKTSSIIDKYFKSIRSEKSSEKVEDVKSDPKPTEESKSSTPKEISSSPMKEYLNRLGKRSTSESSDIKEPNETWKIFHDFKFKIAQAVEDMKTKSVEETKEKSLPRDNSTSDSEENSTTKDLDQHSIGDTDNQVSSLDSSIQNLSEVTQPITAKVNEQENRENNTKNHSDSSDDTQKNLRLSETDVTKDILNDNSIEVESGIEALEDTIDAFGDVNTIDSPLSRPVDMKINPPTPISTPANFGLPPSKSNLSKPESHKKSKSYIFNFTLYILTILVVVNYLLFPNCNVWNGFFLGLWFFCFVSNVKQWVLDTYFSDWEPSSRTFFQLKRSSTIPIAYTIPSVKEHTPLKKYEGWINHYRFPDYDPFTYHINKTTTAFVKLEGCNLRISYTRTKIAKRALWDEKIDKVTFYQHRLYNLTGARVILLPNGLVKRRQWSKKYPICIILNEKEKIQVLEKENSIEKKVAELDKKSKEATLETESTETNTSPERKKKFIWRRREKSISHETEPGWEGLRHRLVRKMHRDKKTDSVSTITDPETSEKLDDGEEQTTKSIASTREDDDDIDDNELSKIKELLEETELDPVAEGTTEGEWSVHVKQSRDKHSHLYLFARTGRDKHEWYRRFMISISEASASADTSPNEDKSTSDPQEGKEGIELAVYKLSEKETVAFGKTKMNDSTSDVINITSAIHPLPVSLDSYEKTFWPYIIKIMQSQQSTSDCECRTLPAEVTWVNTMLARIMYDMMRDPVLIARLQNKIQRKLNTLKLPSFMSPLLVTKLSLSGACPLVCGVQPPSCDARGVWLDAHLRYDGGAYIAILTQINLMKLKEKNMTLEEQLMETQEPVVERELTASPTLRATSPELRKRKPAIYDSDVEDSAESSSDDETPPVQPVDSGENIVLSDTAPTVYTTEGGSSKKKFLRIVDKIATNKYFQQVTDYKYVKRAMEGLSNTDIKLQLEVSGLEGRLAVNLPPPPHDRLWIGFRTNPQLVLKARPAFGARSLRFTHITNWIEQKLTKEFEKVLVLPNMEDFIIDVMTPTPVEFE, from the exons ATGGAATTTTCTGGCCCAG GTAAATCCCCGAATTCTGCGTTATCGTTTAGATATAATGCAAACAACGAAGAGCTTGAAGAATTATATCAAGCTTGTGAATCTGAAAATGTATTACCACAAGGAGATCAACCATTAAAAAGTGAAACTGCAAGCCCTAAGAAAACAGAAAAGACATCATCTAtcatagataaatattttaaatctattagaTCTGAGAAATCCAGTGAAAAAGTTGAAGATGTTAAATCTGACCCAAAGCCAACTGAAGAGAGCAAAAGTTCTACTCCTAAAGAAATTTCTTCCTCACCCATGAAAGAATATTTGAATCGTCTTGGTAAAAGAAGTACTTCAGAAAGTTCAGATATAAAGGAACCTAATGAAACATGGAAaatattccatgattttaaatttaagattgCTCAAGCTGTAGAGGACATGAAAACAAAATCTGTGGAAG aaacaaaagaaaagtcTCTACCAAGAGACAACTCTACATCAGACTCTGAGGAAAATTCTACTACCAAAGACTTAGACCAACATAGCATTGGTGATACTGATAATCAg GTGTCCTCACTTGATAGCAGTATACAGAATTTATCTGAGGTGACTCAACCAATCACCGCCAAAGTTAATGAACAAGAAAATCGTGAAAATAACACTAAGAACCATTCAGACTCTAGTGAtgacacacaaaaaaatctaa GGTTAAGTGAAACAGATGTAACTAAGGATATTTTGAATGATAACAGCATTGAAGTTGAATCTGGTATAGAGGCCCTTGAGGATACAATAGACGCATTTGGCGATGTTAACACTATTGATAGTCCATTGAGTAGACCTGTTGACATGAAAATTAACCCACCAACGCCAATATCCACTCCAGCCAATTTTGGCCTGCCGCCAAGTAAAAGCAACTTATCAAAACCGGAATCACACAAAAAGTCTAAGAgctacatttttaatttcacattgtatattttaactattttagtagttgttaattatttattgtttcctAATTGTAATGTGTGGAATGGATTCTTTTTGGGGCTGTGGTTTTTCTGTTTTGTGAGTAATGTCAAACAGTGGGTGCTAGATACATACTTTAGTGATTGGGAGCCGAGTAGTAGAACCTTTTTCCAATTGAAGAGGAGCAGTACCATACCCATAGCCTACACTATTCCGTCTGTGAAGGAGCATACACCGTTGAAAAAGTATGAG GGCTGGATAAATCACTATAGATTTCCCGATTACGACCCCTTTACCTaccacataaataaaacaacaactgCCTTTGTGAAACTCGagg GTTGTAACCTAAGAATATCGTATACGCGTACAAAAATTGCGAAGAGAGCTCTATGGGATGAGAAGATCGACAAAGTGACTTTCTATCAGCACAGGCTCTATAACCTTACCGGCGCTCGAGTCATTCTCTTACCAAATGGACTTGTTAAACGGCg GCAATGGAGCAAAAAATACCCCATATGCATAATACTGAACGAGAAAGAAAAAATTCAAGTGTTGGAGAAAGAGAATTCAATAGAGAAGAAAGTGGCAGAATTGGACAAGAAGAGTAAAGAAGCGACGTTAGAGACTGAAAGTACAGAGACAAATACAAGCCCGGAGAGGAAGAAGAAGTTTATTTGGAGGAGAAGAGAAAAGAG tATTTCGCATGAAACCGAACCGGGATGGGAAGGTCTCAGACATAGATTAGTCAGGAAAATGCATAGAG ATAAAAAGACGGATAGCGTATCAACCATAACAGATCCAGAGACAAGTGAAAAGCTGGATGATGGTGAGGAACAAACGACAAAATCCATCGCCAGTACAAGGGAGGATGATGATGATATAGATGATAACGAATTGTCCAAAATCAAGGAGCTCCTTGAAGAAACG GAGTTGGATCCCGTGGCGGAAGGTACTACGGAAGGGGAATGGAGTGTACACGTCAAACAATCGAGAGACAAACATTCACATCTCTACCTTTTTGCTAGGACGGGTCGAGACAAACACGAGTG GTATCGCCGTTTTATGATATCGATAAGCGAAGCGAGCGCGTCAGCGGATACGTCACCCAACGAAGACAAATCTACGAGTGATCCCCAAGAAGGAAAAGAGGGGATTGAATTAGCCGTTTATAAGCTTAGCGAAAAAGAAACTGTCGCTTTTGGcaag ACTAAAATGAATGACTCGACATcagatgtaataaatataacatcagCCATACATCCTTTACCCGTCAGCTTAGATTCCTATGAGAAGACATTTTGgccatatattattaaaattatgcag tCCCAGCAGTCAACATCTGATTGCGAGTGTCGAACTCTTCCTGCGGAAGTGACATGGGTGAACACGATGCTTGCTCGCATCATGTACGATATGATGCGAGATCCCGTACTCATTGCGAGGCTGCAGAATAAGATACAAAGGAAATTGAATACGCTTAAG CTGCCATCATTCATGTCACCCCTCCTAGTGACAAAATTGTCACTGTCGGGCGCGTGTCCGTTAGTCTGTGGCGTACAACCGCCATCTTGTGACGCACGCGGCGTGTGGCTAGACGCACACTTGCGGTACGATGGCGGTGCATACATAGCCATACTTACGCAAATCAACCTCATGAAGCTGAAAGAGAAAA atatgACATTAGAAGAGCAATTAATGGAAACTCAAGAGCCGGTTGTCGAAAGGGAGCTGACTGCGTCTCCCACTCTACGTGCTACTAGCCCTGAGCTgcgg AAACGAAAACCAGCGATTTACGATTCGGATGTGGAGGACTCAGCCGAGTCTTCGAGTGATGATGAAACCCCACCCGTACAGCCTGTCGATAGTGGTGAAAATATCGTTTTGTCAGATACAGCACc AACCGTTTACACAACGGAAGGAGGttcgtcaaaaaagaaattccTCAGAATAGTTGACAAAATAGCTACCAACAAATATTTCCAAcag gtAACTGACTACAAGTACGTGAAGCGAGCTATGGAAGGTCTATCGAACACTGACATAAAGCTTCAGCTGGAAGTGAGCGGACTCGAAGGTCGTTTGGCTGTGAACCTCCCACCACCACCGCACGATCGACTATGGATCGG GTTCCGTACAAATCCCCAACTAGTATTAAAGGCCCGACCAGCGTTCGGCGCTAGATCACTTCGGTTTACCCACATAACTAACTGGATTGAACAAAAACTAACTAAGGAGTTTGAGAAAGTATTAGTCCTACCCAATATGGAGGATTTTATTATAGACGTCATGACACCAACGCCCGTTGAATTTGAATGA
- the LOC125057206 gene encoding testis-expressed protein 2 isoform X1, whose product MEFSGPGKSPNSALSFRYNANNEELEELYQACESENVLPQGDQPLKSETASPKKTEKTSSIIDKYFKSIRSEKSSEKVEDVKSDPKPTEESKSSTPKEISSSPMKEYLNRLGKRSTSESSDIKEPNETWKIFHDFKFKIAQAVEDMKTKSVEETKEKSLPRDNSTSDSEENSTTKDLDQHSIGDTDNQVSSLDSSIQNLSEVTQPITAKVNEQENRENNTKNHSDSSDDTQKNLRLSETDVTKDILNDNSIEVESGIEALEDTIDAFGDVNTIDSPLSRPVDMKINPPTPISTPANFGLPPSKSNLSKPESHKKSKSYIFNFTLYILTILVVVNYLLFPNCNVWNGFFLGLWFFCFVSNVKQWVLDTYFSDWEPSSRTFFQLKRSSTIPIAYTIPSVKEHTPLKKYEGWINHYRFPDYDPFTYHINKTTTAFVKLEGCNLRISYTRTKIAKRALWDEKIDKVTFYQHRLYNLTGARVILLPNGLVKRRQWSKKYPICIILNEKEKIQVLEKENSIEKKVAELDKKSKEATLETESTETNTSPERKKKFIWRRREKSISHETEPGWEGLRHRLVRKMHRDKKTDSVSTITDPETSEKLDDGEEQTTKSIASTREDDDDIDDNELSKIKELLEETELDPVAEGTTEGEWSVHVKQSRDKHSHLYLFARTGRDKHEWYRRFMISISEASASADTSPNEDKSTSDPQEGKEGIELAVYKLSEKETVAFGKTKMNDSTSDVINITSAIHPLPVSLDSYEKTFWPYIIKIMQTHQVITKQTSDVGVMCQLEPSPHERNKKKKRKDSQQSTSDCECRTLPAEVTWVNTMLARIMYDMMRDPVLIARLQNKIQRKLNTLKLPSFMSPLLVTKLSLSGACPLVCGVQPPSCDARGVWLDAHLRYDGGAYIAILTQINLMKLKEKNMTLEEQLMETQEPVVERELTASPTLRATSPELRKRKPAIYDSDVEDSAESSSDDETPPVQPVDSGENIVLSDTAPTVYTTEGGSSKKKFLRIVDKIATNKYFQQVTDYKYVKRAMEGLSNTDIKLQLEVSGLEGRLAVNLPPPPHDRLWIGFRTNPQLVLKARPAFGARSLRFTHITNWIEQKLTKEFEKVLVLPNMEDFIIDVMTPTPVEFE is encoded by the exons ATGGAATTTTCTGGCCCAG GTAAATCCCCGAATTCTGCGTTATCGTTTAGATATAATGCAAACAACGAAGAGCTTGAAGAATTATATCAAGCTTGTGAATCTGAAAATGTATTACCACAAGGAGATCAACCATTAAAAAGTGAAACTGCAAGCCCTAAGAAAACAGAAAAGACATCATCTAtcatagataaatattttaaatctattagaTCTGAGAAATCCAGTGAAAAAGTTGAAGATGTTAAATCTGACCCAAAGCCAACTGAAGAGAGCAAAAGTTCTACTCCTAAAGAAATTTCTTCCTCACCCATGAAAGAATATTTGAATCGTCTTGGTAAAAGAAGTACTTCAGAAAGTTCAGATATAAAGGAACCTAATGAAACATGGAAaatattccatgattttaaatttaagattgCTCAAGCTGTAGAGGACATGAAAACAAAATCTGTGGAAG aaacaaaagaaaagtcTCTACCAAGAGACAACTCTACATCAGACTCTGAGGAAAATTCTACTACCAAAGACTTAGACCAACATAGCATTGGTGATACTGATAATCAg GTGTCCTCACTTGATAGCAGTATACAGAATTTATCTGAGGTGACTCAACCAATCACCGCCAAAGTTAATGAACAAGAAAATCGTGAAAATAACACTAAGAACCATTCAGACTCTAGTGAtgacacacaaaaaaatctaa GGTTAAGTGAAACAGATGTAACTAAGGATATTTTGAATGATAACAGCATTGAAGTTGAATCTGGTATAGAGGCCCTTGAGGATACAATAGACGCATTTGGCGATGTTAACACTATTGATAGTCCATTGAGTAGACCTGTTGACATGAAAATTAACCCACCAACGCCAATATCCACTCCAGCCAATTTTGGCCTGCCGCCAAGTAAAAGCAACTTATCAAAACCGGAATCACACAAAAAGTCTAAGAgctacatttttaatttcacattgtatattttaactattttagtagttgttaattatttattgtttcctAATTGTAATGTGTGGAATGGATTCTTTTTGGGGCTGTGGTTTTTCTGTTTTGTGAGTAATGTCAAACAGTGGGTGCTAGATACATACTTTAGTGATTGGGAGCCGAGTAGTAGAACCTTTTTCCAATTGAAGAGGAGCAGTACCATACCCATAGCCTACACTATTCCGTCTGTGAAGGAGCATACACCGTTGAAAAAGTATGAG GGCTGGATAAATCACTATAGATTTCCCGATTACGACCCCTTTACCTaccacataaataaaacaacaactgCCTTTGTGAAACTCGagg GTTGTAACCTAAGAATATCGTATACGCGTACAAAAATTGCGAAGAGAGCTCTATGGGATGAGAAGATCGACAAAGTGACTTTCTATCAGCACAGGCTCTATAACCTTACCGGCGCTCGAGTCATTCTCTTACCAAATGGACTTGTTAAACGGCg GCAATGGAGCAAAAAATACCCCATATGCATAATACTGAACGAGAAAGAAAAAATTCAAGTGTTGGAGAAAGAGAATTCAATAGAGAAGAAAGTGGCAGAATTGGACAAGAAGAGTAAAGAAGCGACGTTAGAGACTGAAAGTACAGAGACAAATACAAGCCCGGAGAGGAAGAAGAAGTTTATTTGGAGGAGAAGAGAAAAGAG tATTTCGCATGAAACCGAACCGGGATGGGAAGGTCTCAGACATAGATTAGTCAGGAAAATGCATAGAG ATAAAAAGACGGATAGCGTATCAACCATAACAGATCCAGAGACAAGTGAAAAGCTGGATGATGGTGAGGAACAAACGACAAAATCCATCGCCAGTACAAGGGAGGATGATGATGATATAGATGATAACGAATTGTCCAAAATCAAGGAGCTCCTTGAAGAAACG GAGTTGGATCCCGTGGCGGAAGGTACTACGGAAGGGGAATGGAGTGTACACGTCAAACAATCGAGAGACAAACATTCACATCTCTACCTTTTTGCTAGGACGGGTCGAGACAAACACGAGTG GTATCGCCGTTTTATGATATCGATAAGCGAAGCGAGCGCGTCAGCGGATACGTCACCCAACGAAGACAAATCTACGAGTGATCCCCAAGAAGGAAAAGAGGGGATTGAATTAGCCGTTTATAAGCTTAGCGAAAAAGAAACTGTCGCTTTTGGcaag ACTAAAATGAATGACTCGACATcagatgtaataaatataacatcagCCATACATCCTTTACCCGTCAGCTTAGATTCCTATGAGAAGACATTTTGgccatatattattaaaattatgcag ACGCATCAAGTTATCACGAAACAAACCTCAGATGTCGGCGTTATGTGTCAATTAGAGCCTTCGCCCCACGagaggaataaaaaaaagaagagaaaAGAT tCCCAGCAGTCAACATCTGATTGCGAGTGTCGAACTCTTCCTGCGGAAGTGACATGGGTGAACACGATGCTTGCTCGCATCATGTACGATATGATGCGAGATCCCGTACTCATTGCGAGGCTGCAGAATAAGATACAAAGGAAATTGAATACGCTTAAG CTGCCATCATTCATGTCACCCCTCCTAGTGACAAAATTGTCACTGTCGGGCGCGTGTCCGTTAGTCTGTGGCGTACAACCGCCATCTTGTGACGCACGCGGCGTGTGGCTAGACGCACACTTGCGGTACGATGGCGGTGCATACATAGCCATACTTACGCAAATCAACCTCATGAAGCTGAAAGAGAAAA atatgACATTAGAAGAGCAATTAATGGAAACTCAAGAGCCGGTTGTCGAAAGGGAGCTGACTGCGTCTCCCACTCTACGTGCTACTAGCCCTGAGCTgcgg AAACGAAAACCAGCGATTTACGATTCGGATGTGGAGGACTCAGCCGAGTCTTCGAGTGATGATGAAACCCCACCCGTACAGCCTGTCGATAGTGGTGAAAATATCGTTTTGTCAGATACAGCACc AACCGTTTACACAACGGAAGGAGGttcgtcaaaaaagaaattccTCAGAATAGTTGACAAAATAGCTACCAACAAATATTTCCAAcag gtAACTGACTACAAGTACGTGAAGCGAGCTATGGAAGGTCTATCGAACACTGACATAAAGCTTCAGCTGGAAGTGAGCGGACTCGAAGGTCGTTTGGCTGTGAACCTCCCACCACCACCGCACGATCGACTATGGATCGG GTTCCGTACAAATCCCCAACTAGTATTAAAGGCCCGACCAGCGTTCGGCGCTAGATCACTTCGGTTTACCCACATAACTAACTGGATTGAACAAAAACTAACTAAGGAGTTTGAGAAAGTATTAGTCCTACCCAATATGGAGGATTTTATTATAGACGTCATGACACCAACGCCCGTTGAATTTGAATGA